The window AAAGTCAAGGGATGATCTGATCCAAACTGCATTATATTGGACTGCTCATTCCAACAGAATTGAGTTTGGATGAAGCTTGCTGGGTACATCATCGGGAACATTGCACAATTACTTTATGTCATTTAAGAATGATGGAAAGGAATGTTAGGAATATTTAAAGGCCTTTGCAGGCACGCAATAATtttacacaataaataaatattgcttatatataaaaaattcatcCCACCTTAAGACGAGAAGGGGAAAAAGCCATTTGGGAatctcttaatttaaaatttaaaacaaaactaaaatatgtgCTAAGGCATGATCCTATTTATTAATCTAGAAATAAGAATTCAGCCACCAGCAAAAATTCCGTGAGTGGGAAGATTTTATGGATCTCTAATATGACATGAAAACACAACTGTTACTTGCTACCTATTGCACACCTCGCTTCCTTGACAGAGCCTTTCAAAAAATTCCAGGTTGATGTATTTCATAAAGTAGATGACAATcttaacattttactgtattttacattcaCTCTGTTAAACAAAAGCCTTCAAACAGGCACAAAACACTGCAACAATACATTTACTTCCtaataaaacaactttttaataacattgaaataaaaatggtttcatttttgCATTAAACAATATACTATGAACTTCAGGAACATAAAACAACTAAAAAGGAGCATTAGGAGATATTTACAAACTATCTTTTAACTCCTGCAggtcttctctcctcctcttggaTGTGCACGCCCCAATTCAGTTCACCTGCCACGTGCACAGCAACAGAGGAAAGCCCTGTTCAATAAACACAGTATTTCCAACACCCTTGACTACCACAGACATTCCACATGAAACATGATAAGGCAACTAGAAGCATAACTTTCTGCAACAAGAGTCTTTGGGGACCTTGTCTACAATAACATTCATTGTCTCTACAAActcatacttcaaaaacaaataaaataaaagcattagaaAAGGAATTGAAGTTTTATATGGGACAATTCAATAGCTATGCAAAGATGTCTTATGCAAACTGTTAAAATCTTGTGCTTACACATAGTCTGCTATTGAAAATTCCTCcccaaccaaaacaaaaaaccccaacaaaaaCCCAGGAAGAAGTATAAAAGTCATCAATGGTTTCTCTATCAGTGACTCATTTGCCCTAGACTTGCCACACAGGGAGGTGGAACTGGGGATAGAAAGAGGGCAAGActaggggaggaaggagggaacgTGTTTAAGAGCAAAGACACGTAGAGAGCAGGGGCCCAGGGTAATGGTGGCAGGTTTCCAGTGTTTGGACTCAGAAGTGTGACAAGTCTTTTCAATGTTGGCTTAAGGAGAGATCGagtgtttaatttctttaaaaaaatagaaccatCGTGGATAACACACGGTAACACCGTCAACCCTTAATGccagcagaaattttaaaattgcactttccagtataatttttaaaataatgttttatgtagtatttttaaagcactattgtttgtttctttaaatattgaatatatttttcaaaatagttccCTAGCTGCTCAAGTGTGCTTTTTAATATATAGTTGATATATTATTGAAGGTACTACAAAATAGAAATCTCTGGAGTGcagaagttaagaaaataacCTTCATACTGAAAATATatccttaaaaatacaaaaacaaaaacctctataCAAACGTACTACAGCATACAAATTTTTAAGAGATGGTATTAAGGTACGAACCTTTGTAAGTCTCTTAGAAATGTATGAACACCGGcctgcaaaactgaaaatagtcttaaaaaactAATGGAAACTTcatgtgtataaaatatttcagtatgatATTTGATTACATTCTTCACTTTCAGGTTTCATATATGTGCTAGTCCAACACGTTGTTTCTTCATAAATAGTAAAGTGTTCCTTCAGTAGTAGTTTTGTGGTTTGTCTCCGCTCTGGTCATCAGAATCAGTATGTCTGGTAGACGTCATGAATGGGAACCTGAATAGCAGCAGCAGGGAAGGCCTGAGGTATATAGCCCGCGTATCCTCCATAAACGGCGGCCGCAGCGGCCGCGTTCTTCTGTAGTGTGGTGATCGTGGCTGTGGCTGGAGCAGCAAATGGAACGTAACTGGCCCCGTAGATCCCGGCAGTGGGAATTCTCTGAACGTTTGGAGCCATCGTGTACACTGGAGTTATTGGGCGGccctgaggaagaggaaaagattcCTTACTGCTTGCTTGTAGGTACCTATCCTGTTTAGTCAcctaattcattcaacaactccattcatttgttcagctCTCAGAGGTAAAAAGGGAGGTGTCCACTCTCAGGGTGGGGAGGTAGAAGGGTAAACAAATAACAATTATTGTTAAGTGCTGTGAGCCATTAAGCTAAGGTGCAGTTGCATCCTCAAGGCTAATTCAAATTCAACTGGTGACAGAGAACTGGAATGCTGAGGGAAAGTTTATTTACTCTAGAATCTCCTACCCACCTTCTACTCAATCAGCACAAACCCCAGAGGGAGCTAGCGAAGGGAGTTGAGAATCTACCCTTTACTCAGTTGATCTCATTGTaactaaaaataagtatttttcctaaaatatggCCCTAAAATACATGGCAGCTGCCTCACTCATACTTAACTGAAGAAACAGgatgtttcaaaaacaaagagaatagaCTGACAACATTATGGAAcaaagtatatacagagggtgccaaaaaaatgtatacacattttaagaaaggaaaactgtattgaaattgtgaTATTCAATATAtgctggtaacaaaagatgaatacaggacacatttgacttctgcaattacaagagagttacgccatatttaggccaggagcagaaaccttatcttgaAAGCCATCTTGTCCATGATCCTGTCTTGCTTATTCTCCTAGGGGCCTGGGCGACCAGgcccagggtgtggagctggagggcttagtcatgccctgaaaccctttgtcattGAAGGGGGGACAGCAtcatttaccccctcctataaaactccacacCCCTCTTTGCTGGAAGAGGTTAtgatcttttccctctgccacagcctgacctcccacagctcaaacacgccaaataaattctaatggaCCAATCTTGGTCTCCAGACTCAGTCCTCTAGCCTCCGGCCGTGCCTAAcaaagaggtactcaaagtgattaCGATCAGGGTCCAGACAGACACTTtggattatggcgaactactgcttgagcaacgtttaccagtgtccacttgtatccatttttttggcatccctggtagaTCTCCAAAGGGGAAGCTTTCTTAAgctgtgtcttttaaaaattgtgatcaTGCACAATTTTCACCAAATAATAATGGTTTCCACCATCTCTCACGTAAGATATAACACCACTGTATATAGAAATTGTTGTAAAAGTTTTGGGAAGGAACCAACTAACTTGAGTAGTTAGAGAAAGCATCTCGGAAGTGGAGACatttgagctgggttttgaaggataAAGAGGAGTTTTCACATTAGAAGGAAGTGGGAGACAAGCTACGTAAGGCTGACTCACTGTAGATGGCATCACTGACGATAAAAGTCCGTTACTTCCTTCTCTCTACTGGAAAGTGTAAAATACTACGTTTTCAGAGCAAATAGGCATAGAGAGAGAAGACTGTGGGTtcagtatttcccaaagtgtTTGCTATGAAAAGGGGATTTTtggtaaaagaaaacacatttaacaAAGTATCTGGTGCACTTTATCTTCCACAGAATGCCCTGTAGCAAATGCTGCTATTGTCGTTATGTCTTAATGCATCTTCAAATAAGCAATTCAGGATATATGGagaattagattaaaaaaattatttcccccTGGATTTCTATAAAGGAGTATGTTGTCATTCCTTTACAAAATCTGCAGATCAGAGTCACAAAATTACGTTCAAAGGAATTTCATAATCTAAGAGTCATTTTTTCCAACTGtaaccaaaataataattacactaatgataataataactgAGAGATTAGGGTCtaccaggtactattctaagtgCCTTATTTGTATGACATTATTGAGTCATCCACCACCGATGAAGCTGGCACTATGAGTATATGGAGGTTCAGAAGTGTTAAAGGACTTGTACAAGGTGACACAGCTTTTAAGCTGTGGGATGTGTGACTCCGGAATCTGCACTTTTAGCCTACATTATCTTGCCTCCTACCACCTATAACAATGAGTAGTATCTCAAGGGCAACACTTTACAACCAGGGAGAGAAGCTTCGGAATTGGGAAGACTGTGGATCACAGCAAGACACAATCTTTTCCAAATGTGTGGACATCTATTTAATGACAAAGGCACAAAGGGAAGAAATCGCAGAGAAGACATCTGAGAGAAACCTTTCCGTATGCTATAATTCAGCCCAACACTGGGGTCAGAGATGGGGTGGGGTTTAGTGGAGGAATTAGGGGAGGGGTAGAGAAAAAGACCTGCTTTCCCTTCTTTTAAACAGCAATGGCTAACTTTGCTCTACTTATACCACAgatttgttgtgaagattgaGAAAACTTTGAGAAATCAATGTGAAAAAATGACTGCCTCCACCAATAAATAGTTTCTGTATTACTTATAAAGGCTATTTGAAATCTTGGCTATAAAATGGCTAACCAGGAACATCCCTGAGCACCTGTGAGACAGGGGATGACTGAGGGTGTTCCACAGGAAGGTTCTGGAAGCTGTACTGGGAAATGATTTCTAGTGTGGCTCCACTCAGAAAGGTGTTATATTCACCAATCACTAGGGCATAAAATGCTCCTTCTTCTGTTGCAATTTGGCAGAGAATACAGAGGGGGCAGAGGACTGAATATGGCAGAGAACCAAGGTCAGAGAACTCAGAGGCAGGACACAGAGTACTTGGACTGGAGGGGCAGCACCCAAGCCACACACACGCAAAGAAGCCATCCCCAGGTTAAATAAGTAAGCGGCACCGGGCATTCTGTAGAATACGCCGGAGGGAAAAAATCTCCAAAGAAACCAATTGATAAGGATTGTACATTGAAAAATTCATAAACAAAGACTTTGAATAAAGACTATGATGGTGACATCCAGAGCAGAGTGACATAAAATGGAAACAGTCTGCTATTCTGAAGAGGACTGTGAGGCCTGTAATTTGGACCTAATCAGAACTGATGCTACATGCCAACGACAAAAGTTGATGAGTTTCTCAACAAGGAGGAATTAGAAATATTACCGGAATTCCAGCAAGTATTGCACGTAGGTTAACTGTAGATATTTACAGTACACAAGTAATAACTACACTTAGCTGTCATTCTACAGTGAGTTATTTACAACCCATTCCTTTTTTGGCTTCAGGAAGTCCTGAGTTAAAGAACGAACACAGTATGACATATTGATGGATGAATTAACTCTAACTTTTCTGAATAATGCAGTCAAGATTGGTAATCACATGGGCAAATGCAACTAACAGACCTACTGCGGTCGGTGCTCACAAGCCTGGCTCTGTTTCAGCATCACTGAAGAGCTTGTACAAAACACGGATTCCAGAACCCCAGTTCAGTTCTGTGAATTGGAATCTTCTGGGGTTTGAGTCTAAGAATCTGTTTTTTAAACACGTTCCCTGGATAACTTTTATCCAATTAGAAAAGAGGCCCCAGGCCTGAATATTCGTGCTTGTTGATTGATAAAGTATTTGAGATTCACTGCCTCACAAAGAATAGCTTTAAcaagactttttttctgtttggatgaagGACTTGTCACTTCTAGGTATTCCCTATGAGCCATGCactaaagatacaaagaaatgtaaGATACAGCTGTTGGTCTGGAAAAGTTTCATTGTAAGTGGGGTGACAGAACGTATTGGTAGTCATGTGCCAAGTAAACATGTAGATAACGAGAAGTGCAGGAGAGACGATGTCTCAGGTTAGGTGGTTGGGAAAAACTCTACAGAAGAGATGAGACAAAAGAAACCCTAGATAAGAGAACACTTGAGCAaaggtggggaaggaggctggaaTAGTGAGATTAGAATGGGAGATGTGGTAATAGTTGGCTATGGTTGGAGGAGGGGATTAAGGGCAGATTTTACAGTTTCCTATATCTGCTTCTCTGCAACTATTTCTCTCCATGTACAAACTTACTTATATATAGAACTATACAAATActatgtatatattcacacacatacatactaagagggagaagaaagagagagaaagagagagagagagagagataacaaaaaaaatcttcattgaACTGCAATTTGAATGGGAAAATGGGAACTATCTCCCTAGACTTTTGTGTGTCCatgctaaaacaataaaaagaagagtTACAATTACCCAGTCATAAAACATATAGTACGTACAATATGATGACGCTGAGAAATTACATGTCATTTTTGCACATTGCTTCCCATCTTTAATACAGTGATAATGTtagtgtatttattatttaaaaattttaaaataaatttttaaatattctaaatacatttttaatagattttaaaaatttatctttataaacCTTTCTGTCCTGTCAtgatttatattagtttttttctgtCACCCAATCCCAGAGTTTTAACAGAGAGCTCAGCACAGAGTAAATTCTCCTGCTGAATATTAAATGAATCCATGATAGAGAGAGGCCAAGCCTCACACACAAATTACAAGGACCGCACCATGAAGTCTACCTGGAAAGGTGGTGGCGTTGACACAGTGGGAATgacggcggcagcggcggcggcagcagcggcaGCACTGGCCGGGTCTGTCTGCACGGCGATGGGGCTGATCATGTGCTCCATTGCGTGGATTTTGCCGTCTTCTATCATTTTAGGAGCTGGCGCTGCCTGAAACATGGAATACTGGGCCCCAATGGCAGGGATGGCCACTGAAAGAGAAAAGTAACAGGGAAACACAGGTCAGGCATTTTCAGTCACTGAGGAAGGTCCATCACTTTCCCAATGATATTTTTGAAAACCAAGTTGGGCAGTCATGGGCTTCTCCCTGCTAATGTATGCTCTCAGAGCACAGGTAGGAGGTGCTACccaagagggagagaggggaggtggCGGGTACTCCCTCTGCTTGTCTTTCAAATGGAACCATGTGGGTCGGGCGGAGGCTCCCAATAATCATCACAGAAGGAAAGTCTAGAGTTAGGTTTCGGCACCAACATTTCCCACTGCTTCTAGAGAAAGACCTCATTTTGAATCTTACTCTTGATGTCTTACAGAGCAAGAAAGGGCCTTCGAAcaaagaaaacaggctcagaatAATAAGTGAGATCAGAGGCTTGAGGCTCAACAAGTTGAGAGTAAGCCCACCTGTTCCTTCCTTTTCGCTCACCTCACTTATTACCAGACCTACTGCCCTTTTCACTTTCACCATGTTTTAAGAAACAGGTGACGTGGAAAGTTTCATTCTGAGAACTCAGAGGTCTGTGTACATCTTCCCCACCCTGTGTTTCAGATTTCAACATTATTGATTCAcggaaaaatacagaataaaaagacagaaaattccCTAATTTTCTAATGTCCACTCATACTAGTGAAGCAGTAGTGACTAGTTTTTTGATGTGACCTGCCAATTCAAAGAAGGTGTTTCTGTGAGTCTAGTCCAAAGGGCTCATTTCAACCAGAGATTCAGACAGACAGCAGTTATTGAATGTCAATGTATAATAAAgagatgtaaaaatgaaaaaaacactagCCCTGATTTGGGGGAGTTTGTGTTAGTgcatggtgtgtgtatgtgttgaaAGGATAAGCAAGAATATGAAATGCATacacaaaatattctttcatttatggtTTTTCCTCCAACTGTAGGTATATTTATTCCAATGAAAGCTGATTTTATTTAAGGGAAAGAGACAGATTTAACTGTAGGCTCAACAATGGCATGGCCATTCAATAAAATATACCTAAAAGCTTAACCAGATCTTTCACCTTTCTTTCCAACCATATGGTCTTGTGCCCAGATACTTCACCACGGTCCTggtagttttcttaaaaaaaaacacctctaatTTTCTGGATGAATCAGAAATAGAGGCCAAGGGGATGGGGCCCAGAGAAGGTTATGAGGTATAGTTACAGTGGGATTGTACTAAGTAACTGTGGATTGCTCTGGCTATAACCTCACAGGAATTTCTACGTCAGGCCCCAGGACACAACCAGTAGCTTAAAAATGGTTTAAGCTACTGCAACTTGACAATAGGAGTCCCTTTCCCAACAAGCAAAAGTGAGAACTCCTGTCTCCAGGCTCTGTTTTATGGAATTACAGATAGATATGGGATCTTGCTTATAATACCAATGGCATTTATAAGGAAATGTAATCTAAAGAGTTCCTTCCTTCTCACTCACTTAACTGCAGAAATTGCAGAATTTTTTcacaggcaaaacaaaacaaaaacaaaaacaactcattATCCCTAGATTAATTCAAAAGAAAGCTCTATGGGAAAATGCTTTTAAGCCCTTTGTGGCCAACGCAAACCTATGCCTCAAATGCACCGATTCCTTGACTGCTTTAACTAGAAAGAGCATACAAATCTTCAACCAGGAGAAAATCAGAGTAACTGAGCTTCAAAGTGAGGATATTCTCGAAGAGCTCTTCAACCTACCCTCCGTTAAACCAGGAAGAGGTGTGGAGGAGGATCACTCTGATTACCCACAActggctttttgtgtgtgtggaagcTTGAGTGGGTGTGCTAATCAGGCGTTTGTGCTACACTCACACTGAGGGGTTAAATGAAGTTCCCTGCAGGTTAGGATCAGAAAGAAGACCTTTTTCACCAAAGGGCACTGATAACATTAGCAAACTGGTTTGTGAGGCCTGGAGGTGAAAGTCAAGTTCAAGGTCCCTGGTATGAATTACTTGAGCACCCGTACTCCCAATCTACTGATTCAGCAAGAGGAGGAAACGAGTGCTGGGAATTAGAATCTGGACAATTTAGCAGCTGCAAAAGCTTTCACCGCTGTCTGGTTCACAGGCATTTTGGTTTGTTAAGACTATGACAAGGGACAAGTAGTGCTATTTGCTCTCAGAGGGGAATTTTCTACAACTCTCAGAATGGCAATAAGCTCCACCCTCTGGCTTCTAATGACTGGGGCAGAAATAGGCTTGAGTAAGAAAGACAGTTTTTAACTGGTAGAAGATACAGAAGAGCCTCATATTCTTCCAACTCTGCCGACTCAGTCATAGATTGAGAAAAAGCCTAACATTTGGTGACATCCATTGGAAAAACCCACTACTAGAAAATCTGAGTTGAGCATGGTCAGAACTAGATCATCCTTTTACGTTCCAGATGAGAAAGGCCAGGAGGCCCATTCTTTGCCTAATCTCTGGCTGCCTATGAGAAGAGGAACCCATGTGCAGATGAACGAGCACGAGGTAGGTTTGGGGTCACTTCAAAGAGAGGGTTGGGGTTTAGGCTGAATGGATGCATTCTCACTCTGGTTTATACTGACCTGTACCAGGTTTAATGGCAACTGGATTGACAGTAGAGATTTCCAAATTCGGTACAAGTTCAtatcctttttcttgctgctttcctttcccttcatgATATCGGCTATATATACCACGGCCAGCAGAATATCCCCCGAGGTAGGAACCCCTGGGACCCGGGGCTCTGTTGCCAGCTGCACCTCGACCCCGGCCTCTTATGCTGCCTGCTTataataacaatacaaaaaaatgatGAGCAACCAACAGTGACAGTACAGGAGGCAGACCTTAACTGAAGGCTCTCGGCATTTAGGTGTTTGCCCCAAGTCTAAGTTGCAGGGGGCTACACACCTTTGTTCTTCAATGAGCTGGTAAAGATGCTTCAAACATTCTATTCTAGCCCAGATTTGCATCATAAGCATGTCTGCTTGATGCAAGAGATGAACTTGCAGAGTGAGTTCCTAGGATAGCAATTGcaatttcaataaagaaaaacgTTTACAGATTGTATAAAAGTTAGAACTGAAAGTGGATCTGGTGGTTCACCTTCCTCATTTTATGCATGAGAAAACAAGCTTAGGGAGGTTGAAGAGACTGACTGAAGTCACAGAGCCAATTATTCTCAGAGCAGGACCCAGAACCTGGGTATTTTGTTTCCTAGTATAATGCTTAGTTTCATTGTACCCTAgccaatgatttaaaaacaacaaaaaaaccccaaaccaacaACACTGTGCCCCCTACTTTCCAATATGCTAAAGATATAATTTCACAAGTAGATTTTAACCTAAGTACCTAGAGACGAGCCCCCAATTGGGTAGATCCTGAAAGGGCACCATCCAAGAAGAGCTTACATAATACCCCCATGATTTTACCGTTCACCCCATACATAAGAACGATCTGAATCTCTCTCAATGCTATACAAGTGAATGCCTTCAGTGCCAGCAAATAACAGGATACAGAACTGACACCCAAACAGCGGTGGATAAGGGGTCAGCGTCTACCAGCTCAGTCAATTACAGCCACAACACCTCTGTCACTGCCTGCCTAGCAGATGTGTCTCTCGGGGGCCTACCCAGGAGAACTGCCCCCACTAACCTTTCACGAAGTAGTCCCTGTTGGGCCCGATGAGCGCGTTGTAGGGGTAGCCGTAGTAAGCCAGCGTGTAGGGGTCGCAAGAGTACACGTAGCTGGGCTGCTGCACCGCTGCCACCTCGGCCGTGCCGCCACCCTTGGCCGCCTTCTGGTAGCGGGAGTACTGCTCCTTGTCCACGGGCTTGGCCAGCGTCACCTCAAGGCATGAGCCCTCCAGCTCAGTGCCATTGAGGTTGTTCATGGCGTGCACGGCGTCCTCGCGGCTGGCAAAGTGCACAAAGGCGTAGTCGCGGATCTTCTTGACACGCTCCACGCAGCCCGGGTTGAACTGGCCGAAGATCTTCTTGATGGTGTCCTCGGTGGTCTCGATCATGAGGTTCCGCACGTACAGGATCTTCACGGTCTCCATCACGTCCTCATCCACGTCGATCTCGGGCTCGGCCCAGTCCACGGCGATCTGGTGGCCCCACAACTGGATGCGGCCAGGCATGAGCTTGCGGCGCGCCATGGCGGCGGCGCGGTGGCTCTCATACTCCACGAAGGCAAAGCCGCGGTTCTTCATCTTGTCGGCCGCGCTGGCGTAGACGATCACGTCGAGCACGCCCTCCGTGACCTTGGAGATTTCCTCCAGGATCTCCTCGCGCTTCTTCATCTTGGGGATGCCCCCGATGAAGAGGCGGCAGTTGTCCACGCTGCAGCACACGCCCAGCAGGCGTCCCGGGCGGATCTCGTAGTTGTTGAGCTCGCGCACAGCGCGCTTGGCCTCGTTCTTGTGGCAATACATGACGAAGGCATAGCCGCGGTTCTTGCCGTCGAAGTCCATCATGAGGCGCAGCTCGTAGATGCGGCCCACGGTCTCGAACACGGGCACCAGCTCGTCCTCGTACACGTCGCGCGGGATCTTGCCCACAAAGACCTCGCAGCCGCGCTGTGGGTGCGGGCCCTCCCAGCCAGGCGGCGGGCCGCCGTATTTGCGCTGCCCGTTCTCCTGCACCATGCTGTAGCCTGTGCGCTCCAGCAGTGCCAGCAGCGCCGCCTCGTTGGGCGCGCCCGCCACGCCCTCCGGCACCTTTGCAGAGGACGCAGCGCCCGAGTCGCTGCTCATGGCTGCGGTGGAATCCTCTGCGGTCATAATGTCAAAGGCATCCACGGCTTGCGGAAACctggaggagacagagggagggtGAGTGTGGAATCTGCATGGAGTTGAGTCAGACCTTGACTCCTCCCACCCCGTTTTTGTTGCAGACATCCAAGACTCATACTTGACCGTCCGATGGTTAAATGAGAAGTCAGATGGAGACCGCTCTGGAAACGCAGCACCTCTAAAATAGTCTAAATTGGTCAAGTTGTTTTGCAGGAAAAACCAGAAGTGACGAAGGAAAAAAACTCAGAATGAGCAAGTACTTCCGCTTAATCGGTACCCCAACAGCTTTGAAGCATGGGGAACTTGCTGTAATTGTCAGTGAAAACCTCATGTTCTTGCAGCATATGGCAACATCTTTTTGCTCAATTCCTGCACTGTCCACTCAGATTGATTACTTTTTAGCTATACTAGCATTTTGCCCCATTTATTTCATTGGCAGCCAAAGcctcttcctttgctttctttttaaaggcagtttttttttttttttttcccgttaCTAATGGAAATAGAACAATGTGCTTACACTGTTAAGGAAAATTTTTAGTTGTTATTACACAAGACAGATACAGAGCTGCGTGCTGAAGCTTTTTACAAGGAAGAAATGGAACATACACACTGCCCAGGACTAGGCCTAGGAGCTGTGGTAAAGAGCAGCTAAGTCTTGTTTTTGTGGTGCCATTCAAGCAGAATTCTTGGTATGGACCATTCATGGATTTAGAATCAGTCC of the Rhinolophus sinicus isolate RSC01 linkage group LG02, ASM3656204v1, whole genome shotgun sequence genome contains:
- the RBM47 gene encoding RNA-binding protein 47 isoform X1, with product MTAEDSTAAMSSDSGAASSAKVPEGVAGAPNEAALLALLERTGYSMVQENGQRKYGGPPPGWEGPHPQRGCEVFVGKIPRDVYEDELVPVFETVGRIYELRLMMDFDGKNRGYAFVMYCHKNEAKRAVRELNNYEIRPGRLLGVCCSVDNCRLFIGGIPKMKKREEILEEISKVTEGVLDVIVYASAADKMKNRGFAFVEYESHRAAAMARRKLMPGRIQLWGHQIAVDWAEPEIDVDEDVMETVKILYVRNLMIETTEDTIKKIFGQFNPGCVERVKKIRDYAFVHFASREDAVHAMNNLNGTELEGSCLEVTLAKPVDKEQYSRYQKAAKGGGTAEVAAVQQPSYVYSCDPYTLAYYGYPYNALIGPNRDYFVKAGSIRGRGRGAAGNRAPGPRGSYLGGYSAGRGIYSRYHEGKGKQQEKGYELVPNLEISTVNPVAIKPGTVAIPAIGAQYSMFQAAPAPKMIEDGKIHAMEHMISPIAVQTDPASAAAAAAAAAAVIPTVSTPPPFQGRPITPVYTMAPNVQRIPTAGIYGASYVPFAAPATATITTLQKNAAAAAAVYGGYAGYIPQAFPAAAIQVPIHDVYQTY
- the RBM47 gene encoding RNA-binding protein 47 isoform X3; amino-acid sequence: MTAEDSTAAMSSDSGAASSAKVPEGVAGAPNEAALLALLERTGYSMVQENGQRKYGGPPPGWEGPHPQRGCEVFVGKIPRDVYEDELVPVFETVGRIYELRLMMDFDGKNRGYAFVMYCHKNEAKRAVRELNNYEIRPGRLLGVCCSVDNCRLFIGGIPKMKKREEILEEISKVTEGVLDVIVYASAADKMKNRGFAFVEYESHRAAAMARRKLMPGRIQLWGHQIAVDWAEPEIDVDEDVMETVKILYVRNLMIETTEDTIKKIFGQFNPGCVERVKKIRDYAFVHFASREDAVHAMNNLNGTELEGSCLEVTLAKPVDKEQYSRYQKAAKGGGTAEVAAVQQPSYVYSCDPYTLAYYGYPYNALIGPNRDYFVKVAIPAIGAQYSMFQAAPAPKMIEDGKIHAMEHMISPIAVQTDPASAAAAAAAAAAVIPTVSTPPPFQGRPITPVYTMAPNVQRIPTAGIYGASYVPFAAPATATITTLQKNAAAAAAVYGGYAGYIPQAFPAAAIQVPIHDVYQTY
- the RBM47 gene encoding RNA-binding protein 47 isoform X2, translated to MTAEDSTAAMSSDSGAASSAKVPEGVAGAPNEAALLALLERTGYSMVQENGQRKYGGPPPGWEGPHPQRGCEVFVGKIPRDVYEDELVPVFETVGRIYELRLMMDFDGKNRGYAFVMYCHKNEAKRAVRELNNYEIRPGRLLGVCCSVDNCRLFIGGIPKMKKREEILEEISKVTEGVLDVIVYASAADKMKNRGFAFVEYESHRAAAMARRKLMPGRIQLWGHQIAVDWAEPEIDVDEDVMETVKILYVRNLMIETTEDTIKKIFGQFNPGCVERVKKIRDYAFVHFASREDAVHAMNNLNGTELEGSCLEVTLAKPVDKEQYSRYQKAAKGGGTAEVAAVQQPSYVYSCDPYTLAYYGYPYNALIGPNRDYFVKGSIRGRGRGAAGNRAPGPRGSYLGGYSAGRGIYSRYHEGKGKQQEKGYELVPNLEISTVNPVAIKPGTVAIPAIGAQYSMFQAAPAPKMIEDGKIHAMEHMISPIAVQTDPASAAAAAAAAAAVIPTVSTPPPFQGRPITPVYTMAPNVQRIPTAGIYGASYVPFAAPATATITTLQKNAAAAAAVYGGYAGYIPQAFPAAAIQVPIHDVYQTY